In the Orcinus orca chromosome 19, mOrcOrc1.1, whole genome shotgun sequence genome, AGAGACCACTCAGTCTCCCTACCAGTGAGCTTTATCATTTCTATTCCAGAGCTGGACCTGTTTGGAGACCCCGACCCCAGTTCCAAGCAAAATGGCACAAAGGAGCCAGATGCCTTTGACCTGGATGTGCTGGGGGAAGCACTAACCCAGCCCAGCAAGGACACCCCAGCGCGCCGGACTCCTGAGTCCTTCCTGGGGCCCTCGGCCTCCTCCTTGGTCAACCTTGACTCATTAGTCAAGGCGCCCCAGGCTGCAAAGACCCGGAACCCCTTCCTAACAGGTAGGACACCCCCTCGTCCCTGCTGGGTCTCAGCACTGGGGTCCCCTGCTCTCTCTCCGTCTCTTCCTTTACAGCCCAGACCCTGCCCTAAAATCTTAGCTCTTCCCTATTTCTAAGACCCCAGATCTGGCCACCTTGCCCCTTCCCCACTTAGGGCTATGTGGCCCTGGCCCGCTCCAAGTCCCCCAACCCAATCTCGTTCCGCAGGTTTCAGCACTCCATCCCCCACCAACCCGTTCGGCGGGGGCGACCAGGGCAGGCCGACCCTGAACCAGATGCGCACCGGGTCGCCAGCGCTGGGCCTGGCGGCCGGTGGGCCGGTCGGCGGCTCCATGACCTACAgcgcctccctgcccctcccgctTAGCAGCGTGCCGGCCAGCGTGACCCTCCCCGCCTCGGTCAGCGTCTTCCCCCAAGCCCGCGCCTTCACGCCGCCGTCCCCTGCGAGCCTGCCGCAGCCTCTGCTGCCCATCTCAGGCTCCGCCGGGCTGCTCAACCAACCCCCGCAGGCCAGCACCAACCCTTTCCTCTGAGCAACGCCCCCGCCTCCGGCGGGGCCGGCGCGTGCGCGTGAGGCCCCGCCCCACGTGGACGGCGCTGGGCCACGCCCCCTGGTGTGAGTGGGGCGGGGCTGCCACGTCAGGACCCACCccgggaaggaaggaaggctgaGACTCCGCCCCGAGGCCGGCGCAGATGCTGCTCGCTGGCCTACGCATCCCACTGACGACTTCACTGGGGCCGAGACCACGCCTCGTAATAAAGACTGGAACCCACGTCCTCAGGTCTCACCAAGTGGACTTTTTGCCGGGCGTGGCGGCCAGGCCCGGACCACAGCACGAATCACCGGCTGCCGTGGGAACGACTGCTCCACAATGTGGGGCACAAAAATGCTCCCACTTCCTGTACAGCACCCTCAGCCTGGCACCTTCGCTTCCACATGCTCCCCAGactctcattcattcaaccatttaTCACACATCGGCGCGGGGGATGCTCTAATAGCAAGGGACAATAGACGATTGTTCCCTTGTGCACTCGTTATGTGCTAAGCACTTCAGacaatttcatttaatccttgcatcAATGTTCTGAGGTAGATAATATTACTCCCACTGAGGaatggctacataatttgtgCAAAATGCAAACGTgggggccccttgttcaaaattGGGTTAAGAATGTCAAAACGGGAGCAGCAGAGCGTTAGATCAAGTGCAAAGCCCTTGGCCCTGCTCCCTCTTTATaggtgaggttcagagaggttaaatggcaTGCTCAAAGTCACAAAGCCAGCGGAGTGGGGCTGCGATTCAGAGTCAGGGGATCTGGCTCCACAGCTCTGAGCTCGCACCCTGGGCCCCAGATTTAATTCACAAATACTGACTGGCTGCTGTGGACAGAGTGCTAGGCTCCTCTGGGAGGGATTCAAGAGCTGCTAAGCCCGCAGCCTCCAGGAGCTCAGAGCTCAGTGGGGCAGGCAAGCCGGATCCAAGAGCCCCCACGATCCTTTGTTTTACTGAATCACCTTACATCTGGCTCTTACTCCTCTCGTCTTTTCACCAGGACTGGCAAGAAACTCAGTTTCAGCCATGATCCCTCTTGGGGGGCTTGTGTGGGGTCTGAGAAACCAAGGGGAGGAGCAGGGCCTGGTACCTCATTCTGAGGGCCACCATGGTGACCCTCACTTCTCTTCTACTCAATGCTCTCCAACCACTGGGCACTGATGTGTCTTCCGTGCTCAGGGTCTGGCTCTGAAGGCAGCAGGCCAAAGGCCTGAGGTAAAATGGCCTTCCATAGGCCAGAAACACCAAAGTTGTTGGGGGAGGACACAGTGCTGGTCTCCTTCttaaggtgggggtggggaaaggagctgctttgtttttttggaggGAGTCAGTCCTACTGTACCTGTTACAGGCAGAGTGGACAAGAGCATCTACTTAGGAGTCAGACCGACAGCATTCAAAACTGCTCTAAGGTTTGCACTTAATCATAATCACTTAGTAATAAGTGGTTATGCTCCCTGACCTTgagtaaattacttaacctctctatgacTGCGCCTCCATTTCCTTACTTGTCAAATGGGAACAAGAGTTCCTTCCTTAGGAGGTTGCTGTGTGGCTTCTCCCAGGCCAGTGTCCATTCAGCCCAGGATCCACCCTGTTCAGAGATTAACCATGAGGAATGAACCTGCAATACCTCTCATTCCTGGTTTTGCCAGGCAGTACCCAGACCCATCCATCTTCTGCACAAACCTGGGAGATCTCCATCCTTCTTGGTCACTGACCCACTTTTCGCCCCTCCTCAGCCTGGGTCCTCCTCTTCTAAACTGGCTCTCCCTGTGGACACCGCTTCCCTAAGGACTCCCGAGGGGTGCCGTTTTGCTTCCCACCAAGAGGAGGTTGGTAGTCTGGCTCCCCATTTTGCTCTGGACCGTCTTTCTCCTGGAAGACCCCTCCCTCCTTGGAGACTGGAGCCACCTGGTGTCCTGCCTCCTCCCGCCTGGGGCTGCGCTCCACCTCATTCCTCCCGTGCCATGGCTCATGGTCTTCTCATCCAGATGTTGCTCAATCTTATGCGATTCCATTATCCAAGAAGATGACCTCGCTACCCCTTGCCCTCTCAGCTGCTCTCACCCCTGGTCACTCTCTGGGGCTCGTCATCATCCTGAATTCTTCCACATTAAAGCCAGGCTTCCTGTTCTCTGATCCTAACCTCATTCTGTCCGGGGAGCACAAACACCAGTCTCTCCCGCCTGCCAACCCTTCCATCACTCCACTATCCCAGCTTCTCAGAGGTCCCTCTCCTCCACATCATCAGATGCCTTCTCTCAACTGAATCCTTCCCTGTGATATTTGCCATAATTAATCTCATCCAGCCTGAGAGTGTCTTTCCATCTTTCCCCTCGCATCAAGTGCCCCTCCTCTCTATGTCCcctttcttccccccaccccaacccactccAATCAGCTTCTACTGTCGGCATTACCTCCTAGAACTCATCTGCCAAGTCCACCAATGGCCTCCACGTTGCTGAAGCTAGTGGACCTTTTTCTGTCCCATCCCAGTTGGCTTCTCCGGAGTCTGACCCTCCCTCCTTGTAACTCTCTGTCCCTTTGCCTCTGGGACAACACCCTCTCCTGGTTTTCCCATGACCCTCTGTGTCTTTCACGGGTGCACTTCTGAGCTCCTCAAGCCCAGGCCCGAGCCCGTGCCTCTCCTCTCGCTGCAGTCAGCCTGGGTGATCCCACACTGTCTGCACTGAGCCGCCACTCTGATTCCTTTCTCCCACCAACCCCTCCTCTGCATTCCAGAGCCTTGTCATCTCCACACGTACCTCTCAAGGACATCTCAAACCAACCGTCCAAACGGACCTCATGAACCCATGATCTGAGTCTCTCCCTGTGCCCCCTCCTCAGCAAATGCCCCCCATTCAGCACCAGCCCCACTCTGCACTTCACCCTTGACACCCCCCTCTCCCTTATAGACAATGCTGACGATGTTTCCTCTCCCGCTGACCTCAAGTCCaccccttctctccatctccacctctgCCTGGTGCAGACCTCCCAGAGCTCTCCCCTGGGTCCTGCTATGGCCTCTGAACCCTTCTGCTTCACTCTTGTCTCCTTCCAGTCcattctccaccaggaagctggaGGGACCTTTCCAAAATGCAGGCTCATTCCCCTGATTAAAGCCCTTCCACAGCTTTCTTCTGCTCTCATCAGTAACCAAACTCCTGCTGACAGTTCAAGACCTGGCCCCTGCCTTCCTCCTCCACAGCCTCACAACCTCATCTACCATCTCTCTTCCCTGTGCTCTCTGTCCTGCAGCCATGATGGCTTCTGCAGTTCCTCAGCCCTGACTCACTGCTgtgccacaggacctttgcacatctGTTCCTCTTGCTTCCCCAGCATTTTCCCCATGCCCTCTCCAGAATCCATCCTTTTGTTCTTCGAAGGCTGCTACACAAATGTGATTTCCTTAGGGAGGCCTTCCCCCCTCGTCTCCCACCAGACCAGTTTCCTTGTCATACCTAGTCATGGTACTTCTCACAATGGGTGGTTGTACATTCATTTGCCAGGTTGTCTGATTGGCTTCCGCCTCCCTCATCAGACTGTGAGCAACACGAGAGCAGGAGCCTGGTCTCCCTCTGCCCACCGTTGTACCTAACAGAGTGCCTGGTAGGCGacgggcactcaataaatgttgactgaaTGTAGCAAATGAGACATGTGTAAAGTACCTGATAGTACATAAAGTTGGCTCGTTATTATtattcagggaaggcttcctggagggggtggggtttGAGCAGGACCTTGAGGCCCTGGGGAGTCGGGGGTGGGCAGAGCAAAGGCGAAGCTCCTGGCTTGGAGGGCCTGGACAAGCCACACCTTTGCCTCTCGCCtcatttctcatttgtaaaacgggCTAGGGTTGGATAAAATCACAGGCGGCTCAGAGCTTTCCACGGCCCTGGCATCCTCACAGCCCTCCATCTTCTACTCAAGAGGGTTAACCCCCACAGTTGGTCTAGATCCAGCCGAGTCGGCCCAGTTTTGTGTACAGACTCGTGTCCCCCTCTCCGGTCTGCAGTCCCTCAGTCGACCACCGGGCGGCGCTCGGAGACCAGCCGCGTGGCCTACGGTCCCCGCGAAGACGCACCCGCGGCTTGTCGGGTGCCCGGGCCCGCCCCTCGcagcctccctcccgccctcccttccTGTCCGCGGCGTCCGGGCGGTCGGCCGCCAGCAGCCATGCAGGGCGCGCGGACGTGGCGGTGCCGCGGCCTCTTGCTGCCCCGCTCCGCGCCGGGCCTCGCCGCAAGCCGCAGGTACGCGCGGGCAAGGGGGCCGCTGCGCCTGCGGGGCCCCGGGGCCAGTCTTCCCGGCGCTGGTCCCCTGTGCCTGCCcggccacctccccacccccgacCCTGTGCCTACTTCCCCGAGTCCGCTCCCTAGACCTGGCCCAGACAGtaaccccctcctcccttcctcccctccagctGCAGGGCTAGCTTGCCCCAGAGACTCTGTTCTGACACCACCTCCTGGAAGCCCTCCTTGAACCCCAATGCTGGGCCAAGAGTCCTTGTCCAAAAGCACCTTGGGCTGGCCTGTCACAGTCCTTAATGCTGCAGGGGCCTGTCATTTCTGAGACCTGCCTTACAGTGCCACTGTCCCAGGCTGAGCCCCCTGAGATCAGGGCCAGTTTCTGATTCTTTGGGGGTCATGGGGTGTCTGGCACAGGACCTGGCCCCCCAGAAGTGCCCAGTGGGTGGATGTTGAGTGAGGGAGTCCCTGATGCCTAGTTTCTTCTCATTGCCCCTCACCTGGCCCAGTCCCACACCCAGCAGCCGGCAGCCTCCCTGCCCAGATCACACCCAGGCAGGCATGCCAGAGGGATACCTCCAGCCCAGCCACCCTGGGGTGGGGCCCGGTGAGGGGAAGAGAATGGAGCCGGAAGGACCATTCCACTCACTGTGACTCGCCCTGACCTCACAGTCATCACATTCCCACCGCCAGGTCTGAGAGGTTGGGGGAGACTAACCTGGCAGGGAGCCCCCAATGAGCCACCTTTCCTCACCCCCCGAAAAACACAAGGGGGAGCGCAAAGGCCACCGTCTCCCCCGTGGTTCAGAAAGGTGGGTTGGACTGGGAACAGGGGGTTCCAGGAGGGGTGCCAGAGGGCAGGGTGGGGTCAGGTGGGCCTCTGGGGGCGGTGTAGGGGGAGGCGGTGGAGACTCCTCACCTGACCTGCCTGCCCACGACAGGGGTAGCTCCTCCCAGGACAAGAACCGAAGCGTGACGGTCGGTAGTTTGGTGCCCATGTCggctggagggaaggggagcCGGACTAACTGCTCTTGGTCCACACCCCAGAAAGTCCCCAACCGCCTGATCAGTGAGAAGTCGCCGTACCTCCTGCAACATGCCTACAACCCTGTGGACTGGTGAGTCCCTCTCCTGATGCCCTCCCGGGGCAGCTGGACCCTCACCCCTCCTAcccccccactgcccacccctgCCCGGGCTAGTGAGTGATGCCCCACCCTGCCGGGCCTAGGTACCCCTGGGGGCAGGAAGCCTTCGACAAGGCCAGGAAAGAAAACAAGCCAATCTTCCTTTCAGGTACTGCGCCCACCTTCCCTGGGCTGGGTGAGGGGAGTGGTGGTGGATCAGGGAAGGGTCCCCTGGGCCTGGGGGCCTCCCAGGAATCTACAGGCCAGGGCCTCTCTGGCTCAGCCGCGGCCCTTTGGCTGGCCCCCCTCTGACCAGTCACTGGTCCCCCCTGGCCCTGTGACCCCATTCCAGTGGGGTACTCCACCTGCCACTGGTGCCACCTGATGGAGGAGGAGTCCTTCCAGAACGAGGAGATTGGCCGCCTGCTCAGTGAGGACTTCGTCAGTGTGAAGGTTGACCGGGAAGAGCGGCCCGACGTGGACAAAGCGTATATGACCTTTGTGCAGGTGCGTGGTCTTCCCTTGGAGGGGCGGTTGCCCGTGCGCGTGGGGCCGCTCCCCTCACCTTGGCCCTCTCTCCGCCAGGCCACCAGCAGTGGTGGGGGCTGGCCCATGAGTGTGTGGttgactcccagcctccagcccttCGTGGGGGGCACCTATTTTCCCCCTGAGGATGGCTTGACCCGAGTTGGCTTCCGCACAGTGTTGATGAGGATACGGGAGCAGGTGGGTGTGCGCTGGGGAGTGGGGGGCCGGGGGGTCAAGGGTGAGGGAACAAGGGCCCCCACCCGGTGCTGACCTCCAGGTCTGCCCCTGCCTCCCATAGTGGAAACAGAACAAGAGTCCCCTGCTGAAAACCAGCCAGCGTGTCACCACAGCTCTGCTGGCCCGGTCGGAGATCAGCATGGGTGACCGCCAGCTGCCACCCTCCGCTGCCACCACGAACAGCCGCTGCTTCCAGCAACTGGATGAGAGCTACGACGAGGAGTATGGCGGCTTCGCCGAGGCCCCCAAGTTCCCCACGCCAGGTCAGTGTCCCCCGCCCCGTGACCGCTCCAGCCCCGGCCTGGCCTTCTGAAGCCTACCCTAGTAAGTGACCTCCTGACTCTCGTCTTGCTTAGCAACCTCCCACTCTCCTGTCTGGCCAGTGACCTCCTGAGCCCCAGCCTGTCTGTCAGTAGCTATCTAGTGAAGCCCTGACTTGTGGTCTTAGCAGGGACCTTCTAATACTGACCTAGGTAACGATCACCTGTCCTGTGGGTTGATCTCCTGACCCTCAGCCTGTCCAGAGAGACTGCCTGTTGCGTGAACCCCTAAGCCTAGCCTGGCCAAAGTCCTGATCACCCAGAGCTCGGCCCCTTTGTCCTCCCCGGTCTCTCACCGCTTGCTCTCGGTGTCTGCAGTGATCCTGAGCTTCCTGTTCTCCTACTGGCTCAGCCATCGGCTAACGCAGGATGGCGCTCGGGCCCAGCAGATGGCCTTGCACACCCTGAAGATGATGGCCAACGGGGGCATCCGAGACCAtgtggggcaggtgagggggggCTGGGCATTCCCTGGAGGGGGCAGCGGGCGGCAGCGGGGTGGGGACAGCAGCTGGGACCGGCCTCCAGCCCCACGCTCCTCCTGGCACAGGGCTTCCACCGCTACTCCACCGACCGCCAGTGGCACGTCCCCCACTTTGA is a window encoding:
- the SPATA20 gene encoding spermatogenesis-associated protein 20 isoform X3, with the translated sequence MSHLSSPPEKHKGERKGHRLPRGSERGSSSQDKNRSVTVGSLVPMSAGGKGSRTNCSWSTPQKVPNRLISEKSPYLLQHAYNPVDWYPWGQEAFDKARKENKPIFLSVGYSTCHWCHLMEEESFQNEEIGRLLSEDFVSVKVDREERPDVDKAYMTFVQATSSGGGWPMSVWLTPSLQPFVGGTYFPPEDGLTRVGFRTVLMRIREQWKQNKSPLLKTSQRVTTALLARSEISMGDRQLPPSAATTNSRCFQQLDESYDEEYGGFAEAPKFPTPVILSFLFSYWLSHRLTQDGARAQQMALHTLKMMANGGIRDHVGQGFHRYSTDRQWHVPHFEKMLYDQAQLTVAYSQAFQISGDEFYSEVAEGILQYVARNLSHRSGGFYSAEDGDSPPERGMRPKEGAFYVWTAKEVQQLLPEPVLGTTEPLTSGQLLMKHYGLTEAGNVSPGQDPKGELQGQSVLTVRYSLELTAARFGLEVEAVRTLLSSGLEKLFQARKHRPKPHLDSKMLAAWNGLMVSGFAVTGAVLGQERLINYAISGAKFLKRHMFDVASGRLMRTCYAGSGGTVEHSNPPCWGFLEDYAFVVRGLLDLYEASQESAWLKWALRLQDTQDRLFWDSQGGGYFCSEAELGAGVPLRLKDDRDLWRPPGQGHQGSVAVCPLHLHP